ACTCAGATCACCGGATTCAGCCTATTGTCGATGCTCAATCCTGAATGGACTGCGACGACGTCGGTGGTCTGGGTCGTGATGGCCCAGGGCATTTGCGGCGTGGCCAAGGACTTGACCAAGACAGCGAGCAAGTCGGCGATCAAGGTGACCCAGGCGCAGGCCAAGGAGCAGGGTTCAGGTCAGCTCTTTAAGTGGGTCGCCTGGTTCACCGGGAGCAAGAACGCCATGAAAGGCGCTGGCTTCTTTCTCGGAGGTCTGCTGCTCCAGACACTTGGCTTTCAGGCGTCTCTGTGGGCGATGGCGGGATTGCTCGCAATCGTCCTGATTGGTGTGACGACCTCTTTGCCCAAGATGATGGGTAAGAGTAAGGCATCGGGCAGCGCCAAGGAGTTGTTCGCGAAGAGCTCAGGCATCAACGCGCTGGCGGCGGCGCGTGTGGCCCTGTTTGGCGCACGCGATGTGTGGTTTGTCGTCGGCCTGCCGGTATTCCTTTATTCGGTTGGTTGGAGCTTCACCGGCGTCGGAACCTTTCTTGCCGCCTGGACCATTGGCTATGGCTTGGTTCAGGCGCTCGCGCCGAGCATCGTCACGCGGAGTCCAGATGGCCTAAGCCGCGAAGTGCCGGCCGCTCGAACGTGGTCGGCGCTATTGGCCGTGGTCGCGACTTGCCTGACTATCGCCGTGGGAATAAATGTGCCGAACCTGCAATGGGTGGTCGTTGGCGGCCTGGGACTTTTTGGCTTTGCGTTCGCCATCAATTCATCCGTGCATTCCTATCTGATCCTGGCCTACGCTGGCTCCGAGAAGGCCGCAGAGGACGTCGGGTTCTACTACGCCGCAAATGCACTGGGCCGCTTCATGGGCACCCTGCTTTCGGGCCTGCTCTATCAGTGGGGTGGCCTGCTCTATGCACTGATCGGCTCCGCGACGATGCTGGTCATTTGCTGGCTCATCACGCTGGGCCTGCCAACGCGCCATGCTCAGCTCACCGGGGTTCAGGCTTGAACTCAAGGACCGTGCAACGCGCCTCAATCCATTCACCTGGAGTCCACCATGTCAGAGAAAGTCATGAACGTCCTTTTCGTCTGTACCGGCAATTCAGCGCGCAGCATTCTGGCTGAGTCGGTACTGAATAACCCGACCATCGGAGGTGGGCGCTTTCGGGCGTTCAGCGCCGGCAGCCATCCTTCGAGTCAAGTCCAACCGATGGCGTTGGAGCTCCTGAAGCAGTATCACTATCCGACCGAAGGCCTGCGCAGCAAGAGCTGGGATGAATTCAGCGCCAAAGGCGCGCCAGAACTCGACTTCGTCTTCACTGTTTGCGATAAAGCCGCTGGCGAGGCGTGTCCCTACTGGCCTGGCCAGCCCATGACAGCGCACTGGGGTGTCGAGGATCCGGTCGCGGTGGAGGGAACGGAAGAGCAGAAGCGAAAGGCTTTTGCCAACGCCTTTCTGGTTCTGAAGAACCGTATCGCCATGTTCGCCGCGTTGCCGATGGAAAAGCTCGACCGGCTGGCGCTCAAGAAGAAGCTCGACGAGATCGGGACCTCTTTGCCTTCACAGAGCGTATGACGGCGCGGATTTTTCAGGCAGCGCCCTCGGCGCCTGCACCGATGAGTGTGTTTGAGCGCTACCTCACTGTGTGGGTTTTCGCCTGCATCGTGCTCGGCACGTTGCTGGGACATAGCCTGCCGAGCGTGTTTCAGTCGATTGGCCGCATGGAAGTGGCGCGTGTCAACCTACCGGTCGGTGCGTTGATCTGGGTGATGATCATTCCGATGCTGGCGAAGGTCGATTTCGGCTCGCTCGGACAAGTGCGTCGGCACGCTCGCGGTATTGGTGTAACCCTGTTCGTCAACTGGCTGGTCAAGCCGTTCTCGATGGCCTTCCTCGGTTGGGTATTCATCCGCCACGTGTTCGCGCCATACCTGCCTGCGGACCAACTCGACAGCTACATCGCTGGCCTGATCCTGCTGGCCGCGGCGCCCTGCACAGCCATGGTGTTCGTGTGGAGCCGTTTGACGAACGGTGACGCCAATTTCACGCTGAGCCAGGTAGCGCTGAACGACGGCATCATGGTTGTGGCCTTCGCGCCGTTGGTTGCTATTCTGTTGGGTGTTTCGGCCATCACGGTGCCATGGGACACGCTAATCGTCTCTGTGGTGCTGTACATCGTGGTACCGCTCGTGATCGCCCAAGTCTGGCGCAAGGCATTGCTATCCAGGGGACAAGCAGTATTCGAATCCGTCATGGCGCGCAGCGGGCCGTGGTCGATCGGCGCGCTGCTGCTGACACTGGTTTTGCTGTTTGCCTTCCAAGGCCAGCAGATCGTGCGCCAACCACTCATCATCGCCATGCTGGCAGTGCCCATCCTGATTCAGGTGCTCTTCAACTCGGGGTTGGCGTATGGGCTGAACCGCGCACTGGGCGAATCGCACAGCGTGGCTTGTCCGTCGGCGTTGATTGGTGCCAGCAATTTTTTCGAACTGGCGGTGGCGGCCGCGATTGCTCTGTTCGGTTTTGAATCTGGCGCTGCGCTGGCCACGGTGGTGGGCGTGCTGATCGAGGTGCCGGTGATGCTGCTTGTGGTGCGCGTGGTGAACGCCAGCAAAGGCTGGTACGAGGGAGGTCGCCAGACCCGGCAATCTGCCGCTTCTTAGACGCGGATACTGCGGTGCAATTGCATTCTTCGGCGGACCTGTGAGGGCGTTTTGCGCTCCACGGTCGTCTACAAACTCTGTGAGCGAGGTACCCCCAGGACGCCAAAGAAGTCATCCACATTTGGACGCACGCGTCCGACTCCATTCGATTTGACGGAGCGTCCAATGCTGATGCAGCAGATCGCGCGCTCGCTCTCCGCAAGCTCAAAGAGGGATCTGACGTGCATGGAGTCCATGGCACGCCCACTGCTCAGGCCAACGCTGAATCCCATGGCCACAGCCCCAAGCTGGATGTTTTGTATCGCCGCTCCAAGCGACACAAGCTGATCCACGGGCGGCACATCTGCCCTGTCGGAGACAGTGCACGCTATGGCAACCAAAAGAACTGGAGCGCGGTCTGCCTTCTCGCGTGCGGTGACCAGTTGCTCTTCAGAGGCACCAGGATCTCGGTCGAGGAGCGCCAGCGCGAAGGCACGCCCGAGCAAGTGCCGTGACTCGGCAGGAACGAGCACAAAACGCCACGGAATCAATCGACCGTGATCTGGCGCGGCGGCGGCGAGCCAGAGCAGCTCTTCCAACTGATCACTGTTCGGACCCGGATCGACCAGCCACCGCGGCCCGACGTGGCGGCGTGACTGAATCAGATCACGTGCCCGATCGAAATCGACCCGTGCTATGGGCTCGAAGCCATTCGCCGCGACCTGCAGCGTTGCAGGTTCGTCCTTTTCCGGGCTCGTCGCCGTGCCGCGGATCATGAGTAGCGCCGTTCCTTGAAGCTGATAGATTGCTTCCAGTCCTCAACGCTGCCAACGCGCTGGACGCTGGCCCAGGTGCCCTTGTAATACGGCACGACGTTCCGATCCACCCAGGATGTCACGACGTCGCCTGCAACGCCCTTGATGTAGCCGAACAGCATGAATGTATGCCCGGGCTTGATCGACTTCATCGGGTATGCCATGGCATAGGTGCTTCCGAAGTCGTTCCACACCTCGATCACATCGCCAGCCTTGATGCCGAGTTGCGAGGCGTCCGCTGGATTCATTTCCAGGTAGGCCATGGGATAGCGATCGCGCACAAAGCTGTTGTATTGATCGTGGTATGCGGTCTGCCACACCTCGTTGGCGCGTCCCTGGTTGATCCAGAATTTGTGCTTTGCCTTCTGATCGGACACCATCTTCGGTAATCCGTTCCACGGCGCTGGCTTGAATTCAGCCTTGCCGTCCTTGGTGTCGAACTTGTAGTCGGCATACAGCATTTCCGTGCCGATCAACTTGCCGTCCTTGACCTCCTTGATTGGCAACTGCACGCCGTTGTTGCCGGCCTTGCGCAGCAGTTCGTAGGTGGCGAGGTAACCCGTGTCGCCACCCTGGCTGTCGATGGGCGGCGAGCCAGGCCGCCCCGCGCGACGAAAACCGTCATTGAAGGCGTCTTCCTCGCTCGTCCAGTTGAAGCCGTCGAAGCGAGCAGCCATGTCGGCCTTTCCCTGCTTCTGGTACATCGCTTTCAGCGTGTTGGCGATGTCCGCCGCGATCAGGCAGTCTGCCTTGGCAGAGCCCGGCGGGTCCATGAACTTCTCGGACAGTCGCAGACGTCGCTCGCCATTCATCGACGTGAGGTTCGCCTCGCCTGGGTGGGCGGCAGGCAACAGCATGTGCGCCTCTTCGGCGATCATCGTCGGGTACAGGTTGATCCCCACCACGAACATTCCGCCTTTGGTCTTGCAGGCGTTGTAGATCACATCGATCAATTGCTCAGTGTTCGCGCCGCGCGCCTTTGCAATTGCTTCGTTAACGATGGCTGTCCGCTTGTGGAGTGCGAGGCGATGCTGCTCAGCGTTCAGGGTCGTCTGGAACGGGTTGGTGCCCCAGAGCGTGTACATCAACCCGCGGCCCTTGATGACCTCCTGGTCGATGTAGATTTTCTTGTCACCCGGATAGGGCGGACGGGTATAGCCTTCCTGATGGCCGCCCATGCGGCATACGCCGGTGCCTCGACGCCCCACGTTGTGTGTCGCCAGGGCGAGACTCACCAGCGCACTCTGGATAACGTAGTTGTCGTTGCCCCAGATGATGCCCTTCTCGTAGGGATGGAAGGTGCGGGGACGGTGGCCGCTGGCCTTGGGCTTGTAGGCCCACTCGGCCGCCTGACGCAGTTTGGCTACAGGAATGCCGGTCGCCTTGGCGCCGTCTTCCAGGCTCATGCGATTGGTGCGGACCGCGTCGTCGAAGCCCTTGGTGTACTTGCCGATGAAATCCTTGTCGTGCCAACCCTGCTCCACGACATAGGTGAACAGCGTGTTGAACAAGGCGGTATCGCTACCAGGCTCAATGTCCAGATGCAGCACGTTGTCCTTGCCCGCGATTTGTTCGGCGATTGCCACCGTTGCCGACCGGCGTGGATCGACGATGATGATCTTTGCAGCCGCTGCCGTCTCGCCGGGAAAGCGCTGCTTCTTTTTCTCCACCGTTCCTCCATTGAGGTTGGGCAGCCAGTGGTTCAAGAAGTAGTTGGTCTGCGTTTCGTATGAGTTGCACCCAATGGCCATGATGCAGTCTGCCAACTGCGCGTCTTCATAGCTGTTGTTCAGTTCGCCAACACCCATCTCGCGCGTGGCGTGGCACTCCGAGTTGTAGGCTGGTCGGTTGTGTATGCGGACCATTGGCGTCTTTAGCGCCGAGAACATCAGTTTTCCGGTACCCCAGGTGTTCTCGAATCCGCCGCCAGCCCCCCCATGGTCAAAGCAGTCATAGAACAGACCGCTTGGCCCATCGTTGTCGAGAATTTTCTTGGTCAGGCCCGCATAGATCGCAAGCGCGTTCTCCCAACTGGTGTCGAGCCACTGATCGCCCCGGAAAATGCGGGGGGTCTTGAGTCGCTCGCGGCCGATGCCGTCGTGTGCGTACATGTATGACGCCATTTTTCCGCCGCGCGTCGACGACAGCCCCGAGTTCACCACGCACTCCTTGTCGGGGACGATCATGATGTTCCAGCGCTTGCCGGCTCGATCGGTGATCGTATTTGTCATGGCCCGCGTGAGCGTGACCTGCAGCGGCGGCACTTGCTGGGTGAAATCCACGCCCAAGGCGTTTTGCGATGCGGCTCGTCCACCTTCGCGGTTGGAATCCCACTTGTAGACGTGATAGCCACATCCCACGATGCAGAAGTGGCATGTCATGTTGGACTTCTGGGCGTCAGTCGGTGGGAGCGCGATTCGGTCGTTGATGGTGCTGCTCATGGCAAGATCTCCTTAAAGGACATTGGCCTGACGGCCATAGATCAACCCATCCATCCCGATTGCGCTGACTGTGTCGGTGGCCGCGTCGTAGTTCAGCATCACGCGCGGAAGATCCTCGGTCGCCTGCCCGCAAACCATTTGTCCGCCGTTCTCGGGATCGAAGATCGAAAAGTGGCAGCCGCACTTCAGGGTCTTGGTGGCTTCTTCGTACGCCACTGGGCAGCCCATGTGCGTACACATCGCGCTGAATGCCACGATGTCCTTGTTGGGCCCAACCCCACCATGGACAGGTGCGCCCATCCGTAGGGCCACGCACGGTGAGGATGAGTCGGGGTAGGTGAAGCTGACGACCTTGTTGACCGGCATGCCGCCTGCCTTGCCGACGTTGGCCTTGGGATACGGCAACGTGGTTGTTCCAGCGGGCGAGGCAGCCTGGGCTTGTGCCGTCGACGGCATCAATGCGGCGCTGGCGGCGCCCATGGACGCGACTGCCGTGCCACCGCTGGTCTTGAGGAAGATGCGGCGACTGAGTTTCTGATTTTCCATACGTGTCTCCTAGTAGTCGTCTTTGGACACGAGTGGGAATGCAGGATCCATGCCCGTCCAGCGGGCTATGAAAATCAACAGGTTACGCGCGGCCACCTCCGGGTATGTCCGGATTTAGTAACGTCACGGTCGCGTTAATGTTCCAATCTCGTAACCTACCGAGGCCGACATGAAACGGCGACTGTTCATCGCAGGGAGCGCTGCCTACGGGACAGGGCTTAGTGCACAACCCTCGCGTCGCTTGCGCATTGGCGTGACTGCGGTGATGCTGTCGGATCAGACAGCATTCCTGACTCGTTGGGCCGCATATCTATCGGACCGGACGCAGACCAGCGTCTCTTTCGTGGTTCGAGATCAGTACCGCGCCGTGATGGAACTGATGTCCGCCGGTCAGGTGGAATCGGCCTGGATATGCGGTTACCCCTTCGTTCGGTATCAATCTTCTTTGAGGCTTTTGGCGGTACCGCTGTATCGCGGGATGCCTCAGTATCAAGCCTATTTGATCCGTCCACGTGGGACAACAACGCCCCAGAGCTGGTCAGACCTGCGCGGCAAAGTTCTCGCGTATTCGGATCCGCTGTCGAACTCTGGGTGGCTGGTGGCGCAAGCACAAATGGCGGCGGCCGGCGTTGCTTCAACCGACTTGCGCGGTCAGTTTTTTGCGTATGGGCATCGCAACGTCGCCGATGCGGTAGCGGCACGCCTTGCCGATGCGGGTGCGATAGATGGGTACATCTGGGACACGATGCTGAAACTGGGAATGCAAGGCGCCCTGCAGACCGAGGTTGTATGGCGCTCTACGCCCTGTGGGTTTCCACCGTTTGTAACGCCAAGCCTTGTCAGCCCTGCCTCCGTGGAGCCTCTGAGGAATGCATTGATCGAAATGTCGAAAGATCCGACGGGGCAGGGACTGCTCGACAGTCTGAACCTATCGGGCTTCGTAGACGGATCGCCCGCACTCTACGACTCGATTCGTCAGATGGCCTCGCAGACACCCAAC
This genomic interval from Ottowia oryzae contains the following:
- the arsJ gene encoding organoarsenical effux MFS transporter ArsJ; translation: MQNAARNYAIVTAAYWGFTLTDGALRMLVLLHFYRLGYSSITLAFLFLLYEAAGILANLIGGWLATRYGITRMLTVGLITQITGFSLLSMLNPEWTATTSVVWVVMAQGICGVAKDLTKTASKSAIKVTQAQAKEQGSGQLFKWVAWFTGSKNAMKGAGFFLGGLLLQTLGFQASLWAMAGLLAIVLIGVTTSLPKMMGKSKASGSAKELFAKSSGINALAAARVALFGARDVWFVVGLPVFLYSVGWSFTGVGTFLAAWTIGYGLVQALAPSIVTRSPDGLSREVPAARTWSALLAVVATCLTIAVGINVPNLQWVVVGGLGLFGFAFAINSSVHSYLILAYAGSEKAAEDVGFYYAANALGRFMGTLLSGLLYQWGGLLYALIGSATMLVICWLITLGLPTRHAQLTGVQA
- a CDS encoding arsenate reductase ArsC gives rise to the protein MSEKVMNVLFVCTGNSARSILAESVLNNPTIGGGRFRAFSAGSHPSSQVQPMALELLKQYHYPTEGLRSKSWDEFSAKGAPELDFVFTVCDKAAGEACPYWPGQPMTAHWGVEDPVAVEGTEEQKRKAFANAFLVLKNRIAMFAALPMEKLDRLALKKKLDEIGTSLPSQSV
- the arsB gene encoding ACR3 family arsenite efflux transporter, with translation MSVFERYLTVWVFACIVLGTLLGHSLPSVFQSIGRMEVARVNLPVGALIWVMIIPMLAKVDFGSLGQVRRHARGIGVTLFVNWLVKPFSMAFLGWVFIRHVFAPYLPADQLDSYIAGLILLAAAPCTAMVFVWSRLTNGDANFTLSQVALNDGIMVVAFAPLVAILLGVSAITVPWDTLIVSVVLYIVVPLVIAQVWRKALLSRGQAVFESVMARSGPWSIGALLLTLVLLFAFQGQQIVRQPLIIAMLAVPILIQVLFNSGLAYGLNRALGESHSVACPSALIGASNFFELAVAAAIALFGFESGAALATVVGVLIEVPVMLLVVRVVNASKGWYEGGRQTRQSAAS
- a CDS encoding nitroreductase family protein — translated: MIRGTATSPEKDEPATLQVAANGFEPIARVDFDRARDLIQSRRHVGPRWLVDPGPNSDQLEELLWLAAAAPDHGRLIPWRFVLVPAESRHLLGRAFALALLDRDPGASEEQLVTAREKADRAPVLLVAIACTVSDRADVPPVDQLVSLGAAIQNIQLGAVAMGFSVGLSSGRAMDSMHVRSLFELAESERAICCISIGRSVKSNGVGRVRPNVDDFFGVLGVPRSQSL
- a CDS encoding arsenate reductase (azurin) large subunit, with the translated sequence MSSTINDRIALPPTDAQKSNMTCHFCIVGCGYHVYKWDSNREGGRAASQNALGVDFTQQVPPLQVTLTRAMTNTITDRAGKRWNIMIVPDKECVVNSGLSSTRGGKMASYMYAHDGIGRERLKTPRIFRGDQWLDTSWENALAIYAGLTKKILDNDGPSGLFYDCFDHGGAGGGFENTWGTGKLMFSALKTPMVRIHNRPAYNSECHATREMGVGELNNSYEDAQLADCIMAIGCNSYETQTNYFLNHWLPNLNGGTVEKKKQRFPGETAAAAKIIIVDPRRSATVAIAEQIAGKDNVLHLDIEPGSDTALFNTLFTYVVEQGWHDKDFIGKYTKGFDDAVRTNRMSLEDGAKATGIPVAKLRQAAEWAYKPKASGHRPRTFHPYEKGIIWGNDNYVIQSALVSLALATHNVGRRGTGVCRMGGHQEGYTRPPYPGDKKIYIDQEVIKGRGLMYTLWGTNPFQTTLNAEQHRLALHKRTAIVNEAIAKARGANTEQLIDVIYNACKTKGGMFVVGINLYPTMIAEEAHMLLPAAHPGEANLTSMNGERRLRLSEKFMDPPGSAKADCLIAADIANTLKAMYQKQGKADMAARFDGFNWTSEEDAFNDGFRRAGRPGSPPIDSQGGDTGYLATYELLRKAGNNGVQLPIKEVKDGKLIGTEMLYADYKFDTKDGKAEFKPAPWNGLPKMVSDQKAKHKFWINQGRANEVWQTAYHDQYNSFVRDRYPMAYLEMNPADASQLGIKAGDVIEVWNDFGSTYAMAYPMKSIKPGHTFMLFGYIKGVAGDVVTSWVDRNVVPYYKGTWASVQRVGSVEDWKQSISFKERRYS
- a CDS encoding arsenate reductase (azurin) small subunit produces the protein MENQKLSRRIFLKTSGGTAVASMGAASAALMPSTAQAQAASPAGTTTLPYPKANVGKAGGMPVNKVVSFTYPDSSSPCVALRMGAPVHGGVGPNKDIVAFSAMCTHMGCPVAYEEATKTLKCGCHFSIFDPENGGQMVCGQATEDLPRVMLNYDAATDTVSAIGMDGLIYGRQANVL
- a CDS encoding PhnD/SsuA/transferrin family substrate-binding protein, giving the protein MKRRLFIAGSAAYGTGLSAQPSRRLRIGVTAVMLSDQTAFLTRWAAYLSDRTQTSVSFVVRDQYRAVMELMSAGQVESAWICGYPFVRYQSSLRLLAVPLYRGMPQYQAYLIRPRGTTTPQSWSDLRGKVLAYSDPLSNSGWLVAQAQMAAAGVASTDLRGQFFAYGHRNVADAVAARLADAGAIDGYIWDTMLKLGMQGALQTEVVWRSTPCGFPPFVTPSLVSPASVEPLRNALIEMSKDPTGQGLLDSLNLSGFVDGSPALYDSIRQMASQTPNSGVPS